The Ruania halotolerans genome contains the following window.
GATCGACAGGGAGATTCCGCAGGAGTGGCCGTCGAAGCCCACCTCGGAGGAGGTGTACCCGATCGCGCTGACCACATCGCGTACCAACCGCGGGATCTCCACGTAGCTCTCCGTGGTCACCTCACCGGCCACATGCACCAACCCGGTGGTGACGAGGGTCTCCACGGCTACCCGAGACTGCGGGTCCGCAGCGATCATCGCGTCGAGGATCGAATCGGAGATCCGGTCGGCCACCTTGTCGGGGTGCCCTTCGGTGACGGACTCGGAGGTGAACAGACGGATACTCACCCGGGGAGCCTACCGCTGCGCGGACCCGTCTCCCCCACCGGCGCCCGCACGGTCCCGGTCCCGGTCCCTGAGAAGATTCACGACGGCGTCCCACACCACGGCCGCCACGTCGTCCTTGGAGCCGCTGCCCTGGACCACCTCGGTTCCGTCGGCGTCCAGCAGGTGCACCGCGTTGGGGACGTCCCCAAAGCCTTGATCCGTGCCGACGGCGTTCACGGCAAGCAGGTCTGCGCCCTTGCGCAGTGCCTTCGCGCGCCCATGCTCGAGCACACTGCCGTGGGCGTCGCCGGTCTCGGCCGCAAACCCCACCACCACCTGCCCGGGCCTGCGGTCCTGCACGAGAGAGGCGAGGATGTCGGGATTCTGAACCAGTTCAAGGGGCGGGACCACGCCGTCGTCAGTCTTCTTCGTTTTGGTGGCGTTCGCCGTGGCCGGCCGGAAGTCCGCTACAGCCGCTGCCATCACCAGCACGTGCGCATCCGGTGCGCTGCGGTGCATCGCCTCGGCCAACTCGGCCGTGGTCTCCACCGCGCTCACGTGCACGCCATCGGGGAGCAGGGATGCGTCGATATTCGCGGCCACCAGCTCCACATCGGCTCCGCGACGCGCGGCGGCACGTGCCAGCGCGATCCCCTGCCTGCCGCTCGAGCGGTTGCCGAGGAAGCGGACCGGATCCAGGTATTCGCGGGTGCCCCCGGCGCTGATCGTGACGCGCAGACCCGTCAGGTCCTGCTCTGTCTCTGAGTTCTGCTGGGTGGCTGAGTCGTGCTGACCTGGGCCGTCCGCGCTGTCGTCCCGCAGCGTCCCTTCCGCCAGCAACGTCGTGACGGCACGCATCAGATCCTCCGGCTCGGGCATCCGCCCAGGACCGGTGTCGGCTCCGGTGAGCCGGCCCACCGCCGGATCGAGTACATGCACGCCCCGTTCCCGCAGAAGCGCCACATTGGCGCGCGTGGCGGGGTGCTGCCACATCTCCGTATGCATGGCCGGTGCCATCAACACCGGGCAGGTCACCGTGAGCAGGGTCGCCGTCAGCAGATCGTCGGCGATCCCGGCAGCGGCTCGAGCCAGCAGATCGGCGGTGGCCGGAGCCACGATCACCAGCTCCGCCGCACGGCCCAACCGCACGTGATCGACGGTGTCTGCGCCGTCGAAGACGGAGGTGGTCACGGGTTCGGCGCTGAGCGCCTCCCAGGTGGGCGCGCCCACGAACTGCAACGCCGCCCGGGTGGGAATCACCCGGACGGCGTGACCGTCCTCCCGCAAGGAGCGCAGCAGGACGGGAACCTTGTACGCAGCGATCCCGCCGCTCACACCGAGCAGGATGCGCATCGGGCGGCTCAGTCCTCGGTCTTCTCGCTCGTCAGCAGGCCCTCGTTGATCTCGCGCATCGCGATCGAGAGGGGCTTCTCCTGCGGCTTGGTTTCCACCAGTGGGCCCACGTACTCCAGCAGGCCCTCGTTCAGCTGCGCGTAGTAGGCGTTGATCTGACGGGCACGCTTGGCTGAGAAGATCACCAAGGAGTACTTGGAGTCGACGGCCTCGAGCAGGTCGTCGATCGGGGGGTCGGTGATGCCCTCGGGCGCGGCAACGATTCCTGACATTGTGGTCCTTCGCATTCGTCGGTGTGGCGCAGGTGAGCAGGCGCGATGATTCGCGCGGTGCGCACTGCCAGCCCTCCATGTTACCTGGTTTGCCGGGGGCTCCGGCCGAGCGGCGCGCGGGGGCGCCGGGACGACTCGGCCCCGGATCCTCCGAATCGGCCGTCCGGGCCGCATCCCATGAGTGCCACGAGTTCGTCGGTGGCGCGTGACACGTCGTCATTGACGATCGTGTGATCGAACTCCGCGGCGGCGGCCAACTCCACCTGCGCCGTCACCAGTCGTCGCTCCCGCTCCTCGGCATCCTCGGTCCCGCGGCCCTCAAGACGCCGGACCAGTTCTTCCCAGCTCGGTGGGGCGAGGAAGACGAACTGTGCCTCGGGCATCGTCTGCCGTACCTGGCGTGCACCCTGCAGATCGATCTCCAGCAGCGCTGGCCTCCCGGCAGCCAGCCGATCCTCCACCGGACCCCTCGGGGTGCCGTAGGAGTGGCGTCCGTGGACCACGGCCCACTCGAGGAAGTCCCCGTCACTGACCATCTGCGCAAACTGTTCGGGTGGGAGGAAGTGATAGTGAACTCCATCCACCTCCCCCGGCCGCGGCGGGCGGGTGGTTGCCGAGATGGAGAGCCAGACCTGCGGATACCGGTGGCGGACGTCGGCCGAAACGGTGCCCTTCCCGACAGCTGTGGGGCCCGCCAGCACGGTCAGACGTGCACGGTCAGAGCGCTCAGCCAAACCGCTCGACCAGCTTGGCGATCTGCTGCGGACCCAGGCCGCGAATCCGTCGTGACTCCGAGATGCCCACCTCAGTCATCACCGTACGAGCGGTCACCTTTCCCACGCCGGGAAGTGATTCGAGCAGGGAAAGTACCTTGAGTTTGCCGATGGCGTCGTTCTCGTGACCCTCGGCGATGACCTCGGAGAGCTTGCCCCCGGAGTATTTCAGGCGGTTCTTCACCTCCGCGCGGGTCGCACGAGCCTGCGCGGCCTTCTCGAGCGCTCTCGTACGCTGCTCGGGCGTGAGTGGAGGAAGGGCCACAGTCGTCACCTCGCCGATCGGGATGTCATGAGAAAGTATGCCTGGCAACGTAGCGAGCCGCCGGGCGCAAATCAATCGCCAGTAGTGGTCGGAACCGGCTCGCGCAGGCCACGAAGGTCCGCTTGGACGGTCCGTGCCGCAGCAGCCAGGCTCTCACGATCGGGGCCCGCGGTGAGAACTTCACGCGAACTGGAGGGGAGTACGGCACGCTCAGCACCGGCGAAGACCGCCTGGAGCTCGGCCGCTCCGGCGCCCTGCGCACCCAGCCCGGGCGCGAGCAGTGGGCCGTCCACCGCACCAAGATTCATCCCGAGCTCGCGGGGTGCCGATCCCACGGTGGCGCCCACGACGAGCCCCACGCTGCCGAGCGGCTCCCCGGCGGCGATCTCATCGGCGTTGCTTCGTGCGGCCTCGGCCGCGATCCGCGCGGCCACGGTGATCCCATCGTCGCCCCGCGCGTGCTGCACCTGCGCACCCTCGGGATTGGATGTCAGGGCCAGCACAAAGACGCCACGGCCCGTGGCCCGCGCCTGTGCAATCAGCGGCTCCAGCGTCCCGAAACCCAGATAGGGCGTCACCGTGACCGCGTCGCCGGCCAGCGTGGAATGCTCACCCACGAAGGCCGCGGCGTAGCCGGCCATCGTGCTGCCGATATCGCCACGTTTGGCGTCCACCACGCACAACATCCCGGCCGCCCGGCAGGCGGCAACGGTGTCTTCCAGGGCCGCGATCCCGGCGCTGCCGAACCGTTCGAAGAACGCCGCCTGCGGTTTGACCACTCCCACTACGCCGGTCAACGCCTCGACCGTGCGCAGAGCGAACTCGCGAACCCCGGCCGCGTCATCGGTCAGGTCCCACTGTGCCAGCAGGTGCGCATGCGGATCGATACCCACGCAGAGCGGACCGAAGGTGTCCAGGGCCTGGGTGAGGCGGCGTCCGAACGGCATCGGCGATGCCTCGCTCATCACCGGTGCCCCTGCACTCCGGCCACAGATGCGCGCCGGGTCCGGTCGGCTCGGGCCTGATCGTGATCCTGGAGTGATCGCACGGCGAACGGGCCGCGCCGGAGTGCCTCGATGGCCTGCACGGCGGCTGTGAACTGCTGCATGGTGGTCACGATGGCGCGGTCGGCCGCGGTGGTGGCGGCACGGATGTCGTAGCCGTCGGCACGCGCCCCCTTACTACCCGGCGTGTTCAGCACCATGTCCACACCGCCGCTGTTGATCAGGTCGATGATGGTGCCCTCTCCGTCCGGTCCGGTGCCCTCGGATGCCTTGCGCACCACCTCGGCGTCAATTCCGTTGCGGCGCAACACACTCGCGGTCCCCGCGGTGGCCAGGATGCGAAAGCCGAGCTCGACCAGCCGGCTGACCGGCATGGTCAGGGACCGCTTGTCCCGGTCGGCCACAGAGACGAACACGGTGCCGCCTGTGGGCAGGCCACCGAAGGCCGCCGCCTGGGACTTCGCGAACGCGAGCGGGAAGTCCACGTCGTACCCCATCACCTCACCGGTGGAGCGCATTTCCGGGCCGAGGACCGTGTCGACCACTTGACCGGTGGCCGTCCGGAACCGCTTGAACGGCAGGACCGCCTCCTTCACCGCCAGTGGCGCATCGAGGTCGGTCACAGAGGCATCGGTCGCGGGCAGAACGCCGGCCGCGCGTAGGTCCGCGATCGACTGCCCGCTCATCAGCAAGGCCGCGGCGCGCGCGAGCGGCACCCCGGTGGCCTTGGCCACGAACGGCACCGTGCGTGAAGCGCGCGGATTCGCCTCGAGGACGTACAGCACATCTGAGGCGAGGGCGAACTGAATGTTCAGCAACCCGCGCACGCCCACGCCGTCGGCGATGGCCTCGGTGGAGGCGCGGATCCGCTCGATCATCGAATCCGAGAGCGTCACCGGCGGCAGCACACACGCGGAGTCACCGGAGTGGATGCCGGCTTCCTCGATATGCTCCATGACCCCGCCGAGGTACAGCTCGGTCCCGTCGTAGAGCGCGTCCACATCGATCTCGATGGCCTGGTCCAGGAACCGGTCCACCAGCACGGGTGCGGGGAGCCGGCCTTCCTCGGTACTGGTTCCGGTGGCCCGGGAGACGTAATCGACCAGCTGGGACTCGTCGTAGACGATCTCCATCCCGCGCCCGCCCAGCACGTAGGAGGGACGGACCAACACGGGGTAGCCGATCCGGTCGGCGATCTCCTTCGCTTCCACGAGCGTGATGGCAGTTCCGAACGCGGGTGCGGGGAGTCCCGCCCGCATCAGGACCTGGCCGAACAGGCCGCGGTCTTCCGCTGCGTCGATCGCCGACGGCGGTGTGCCCCAGATGGGCAGGCCCGCCTCGGCGAGGCGGTCGGCCAGGCCCAACGGGGTTTGTCCGCCGAGCTGCACGATCACCCCGGCCACTGGCCCCACCGCGAGCTCGGCGTGATAGATCTCGAGCACATCCTCGAAGGTGAGAGGTTCGAAGTAGAGGCGGTCGGCGGTGTCGTAGTCGGTGGAGACGGTCTCCGGGTTGCAATTGAT
Protein-coding sequences here:
- the pyrF gene encoding orotidine-5'-phosphate decarboxylase, whose amino-acid sequence is MSEASPMPFGRRLTQALDTFGPLCVGIDPHAHLLAQWDLTDDAAGVREFALRTVEALTGVVGVVKPQAAFFERFGSAGIAALEDTVAACRAAGMLCVVDAKRGDIGSTMAGYAAAFVGEHSTLAGDAVTVTPYLGFGTLEPLIAQARATGRGVFVLALTSNPEGAQVQHARGDDGITVAARIAAEAARSNADEIAAGEPLGSVGLVVGATVGSAPRELGMNLGAVDGPLLAPGLGAQGAGAAELQAVFAGAERAVLPSSSREVLTAGPDRESLAAAARTVQADLRGLREPVPTTTGD
- a CDS encoding bifunctional phosphopantothenoylcysteine decarboxylase/phosphopantothenate synthase encodes the protein MRILLGVSGGIAAYKVPVLLRSLREDGHAVRVIPTRAALQFVGAPTWEALSAEPVTTSVFDGADTVDHVRLGRAAELVIVAPATADLLARAAAGIADDLLTATLLTVTCPVLMAPAMHTEMWQHPATRANVALLRERGVHVLDPAVGRLTGADTGPGRMPEPEDLMRAVTTLLAEGTLRDDSADGPGQHDSATQQNSETEQDLTGLRVTISAGGTREYLDPVRFLGNRSSGRQGIALARAAARRGADVELVAANIDASLLPDGVHVSAVETTAELAEAMHRSAPDAHVLVMAAAVADFRPATANATKTKKTDDGVVPPLELVQNPDILASLVQDRRPGQVVVGFAAETGDAHGSVLEHGRAKALRKGADLLAVNAVGTDQGFGDVPNAVHLLDADGTEVVQGSGSKDDVAAVVWDAVVNLLRDRDRDRAGAGGGDGSAQR
- the rpoZ gene encoding DNA-directed RNA polymerase subunit omega, whose translation is MSGIVAAPEGITDPPIDDLLEAVDSKYSLVIFSAKRARQINAYYAQLNEGLLEYVGPLVETKPQEKPLSIAMREINEGLLTSEKTED
- the gmk gene encoding guanylate kinase, coding for MAERSDRARLTVLAGPTAVGKGTVSADVRHRYPQVWLSISATTRPPRPGEVDGVHYHFLPPEQFAQMVSDGDFLEWAVVHGRHSYGTPRGPVEDRLAAGRPALLEIDLQGARQVRQTMPEAQFVFLAPPSWEELVRRLEGRGTEDAEERERRLVTAQVELAAAAEFDHTIVNDDVSRATDELVALMGCGPDGRFGGSGAESSRRPRAPLGRSPRQTR
- the mihF gene encoding integration host factor, actinobacterial type is translated as MALPPLTPEQRTRALEKAAQARATRAEVKNRLKYSGGKLSEVIAEGHENDAIGKLKVLSLLESLPGVGKVTARTVMTEVGISESRRIRGLGPQQIAKLVERFG